A region of Vitis vinifera cultivar Pinot Noir 40024 chromosome 13, ASM3070453v1 DNA encodes the following proteins:
- the LOC100253323 gene encoding annexin D4, which translates to MLVTHIGKLQENPAALCKMAAKLSGKTTKIDPPNDFEALTKAFSGFGVDEDSMVSILGKWHSEHLESFRKRTPKFFLEDERLFERWDDHHIACLTKEFLRFKDIVVQWIMHPWERDARLVHEAISKGPQAYGLLIEIACTRSSEELLGARKAYQSLFDQSIEDVASRLEGIKRKLLVALVSSYRYEGLRVNEGIARLEAMTLAIVVKNVDKKNPIEDDGIVRILTTRSKFHLKAVVKYYKKIYGKNIDEDLDTLMSLKETLQCLCNPQSYFSKVLNNAFKDDADENTKEALTRVIMTWSNVDMKEIIEEFDKQYKVPLTQKIEDVALGNYKDFLVSLIRRVA; encoded by the exons aaaaacaaccaaaataGATCCTCCAAATGACTTTGAAGCTCTCACCAAGGCTTTCTCAG GATTTGGAGTTGATGAGGATTCGATGGTATCGATCCTAGGAAAGTGGCATTCGGAGCACTTGGAATCCTTTAGAAAGAGAACTCCTAAATTCTTCTTGGAGGATGAACGTCTTTTTGAGAGGTGGGATGATCACCATATTGCTTGCTTAACGAAAGAATTTCTGCGGTTTAAG gATATTGTGGTGCAATGGATCATGCATCCTTGGGAAAGGGATGCTCGTTTGGTGCATGAGGCTATTTCTAAGGGTCCTCAAGCATATGGCTTGCTCATTGAGATTGCATGCACAAGATCATCAGAAGAGTTGCTTGGTGCTAGGAAAGCTTATCAATCCCTCTTCGACCAATCGATCGAGGATGTTGCTTCTCGACTTGAAGGCATCAAACGCAAG CTCCTAGTAGCCCTTGTGAGTTCGTATAGATATGAAGGGTTGCGGGTTAATGAGGGGATTGCTAGATTAGAGGCCATGACACTTGCAATTGTGGTTAAGAATGTTGATAAGAAGAACCCAATTGAAGATGATGGGATAGTGAGGATTCTAACAACAAGGAGCAAGTTCCATCTCAAGGCAGTGGTCAAGTACTATAAGAAGATTTATGGCAAAAATATAGATGAG GATCTTGACACTCTAATGAGTTTGAAGGAGACACTTCAGTGCCTATGCAATCCCCAATCATATTTCAGTAAG GTCTTAAATAATGCATTCAAAGATGATGCAGACGAGAATACAAAAGAAGCCCTAACCCGAGTAATAATGACATGGAGCAATGTTGATATGAAGGAAATCATAGAAGAATTTGATAAGCAATATAAAGTTCCTTTAACCCAGAAGATTGAAGATGTAGCTCTTGGAAACTATAAGGATTTCTTGGTGAGCTTGATTAGAAGAGTGGCCTAA